The nucleotide sequence CGCCGCGCACCGGCCCGGGTGCCAGGGCGCCTGCCGGGCGGCCCGGACGGTCAGCGGCACCCGGGCCGCGCGGGCCACCACCCGGGCCGACTCGATCGCGTCCGGCCAGCCCGCGGGCCGGCCCGGACCCCACCAGCCCGGCCGGTCCAGCTCGCCGGCCAGCGCGACCCCGACGTGGGTGGGCTGGTCCGGGATGCCGGCGGCCAGCTCGGCCAGCTCGGCCGCGGTGGGCCGCCGGGACACGCCGACCTGGGGCAGCGGCGGCAGCGCGCCGCCGGGCAGGAAGACCAGACCCGTCTCGTACAGGGCGACGTCGCGCAGGCCGCGGCCGATGTTGCGGCGCAGCGTGCTCAGCAGCCCCGGCAGCAGCGTGGTCCGCAGCTCCGGCTCGGCCTCGGACAGCGGGTTGACCAGCCGCAGCGCCTGCCGGCGGGGGTCGTCGTCGGCCAGCCCGAGCTCGTCCCAGGCCGACGGCGCCACGAACGGGTACGTCAGCACCTCGACCAAGCCGGCCGCGGCCAGCGCCCGGCCGATCGAGCGCCGGCTGCGCTGCCGCTCCGTCAGCCCGGTGCCCGGCGGCGGGGTCGGCAGCGTGGACGGGATCGTGTCGTACCCCTCCAGCCGGACCACGTCCTCGACCAGGTCGGCCGGGTCGAGGAGGTCGTCCCGCCAGGACGGCGGGTCGACGGTGAGCAGCCCGCCGGGGGACGCCTCGACCGTGCAGCCGATCTGCGAGAGCCGGCGGACCACGGTCGCGGCCGGGATCGGCACGCCCGCGGTCCGCTCCGGCAGGTCCGCCGCCATCGTGACGGTCACCGGCGCCGGGCCGGGGCCGGAGACGGTCACGCCGCCGGCCGCGGTCGCCCCGCCGTACGTGGCCAGCAGCGTGCCGGCCCGGGCCAGCGCCGCCCCGGCCACCGCCGGGTCGACCCCGCGCTCGAACCGCTTGGACGCCTCGCTGGGCAGCTTGTGCCGGCGGATGCCGCGGGAGATCGTGGCCGGCTGCCAGTGCGCGGCCTCCAGCACCACGTCCGTCGTCGCCGGCCCGATCTCGGTGGCCGCGCCGCCCATGATCCCGGCCAGCGCGATCGGCCCGGACCCGTCGGTGACCAGCAGGTCGTCGGGATCCAGCGTCCGGCGGGTGCCGTCCAGGGTCTCCAGCATCTCGCCCGCCCGGGCCCGCCGGACCGTGATCGCCCCGGTGAGCCGGGACCGGTCGAAGGCGTGCATCGGCTGGCCGGTCTCCAGCATCACGTAGTTGGTGACGTCGACGGCCAGCGAGATCGAGCGGATGCCGGCCAGCGCCAGCCGCCGGGTGATCTCCAGCGGGGACGGCGCGGCCGGGTCCAGCCCGGTCACGGTCCGGGCCGTGAACAGGTCGCAGCCGGCCGGGTCCTCGATCACGACCGGCCAGCCGCCCCCGGACGCCGGCGCGATCTCGACCGCGGCCGGGTCGCTGAACCCGACCTCGAACGCGAGCGAGAGGTCGCGGGCGATCCCCCGGACCGACATCTGGTAGCCGCGGTCCGGCGTCGTCTCCAGGTCCAGGACGACGTCGCGCAGCTCCAGCAGCTCGATCGCGTCGGTGCCGAGCGGGGCCGCGGGCGGCGGCAGCACCAGGATCCCGGCGTGGTCGTCGCCGAGGCCGAGCTCGCGGGCCGAGCAGATCATCCCGTCGGACACGTGCCCGTACGTCTTCCGCGCCGAGATCGCGAAGCCACCCGGCAGCACCGCGCCCGGCAGCGCCACCACCACGAGATCCGAAGGGGCGAAGTTGCGGGCCCCGCAGACGATGCCGCGGGGGCCGGAGCCGACGTCGACCTGGCACCAGCGGATGGTCTTGCCGTTGCCGGCGACGAACTCCTCGAACTCCAGCACCCGGCCGACCACCACCGGTCCGGACAGGTCGGAGCCGACGAAGTCGACGGCGTTGACCTCGATCCCGAGCCGGACCAGGCCGGCGGTGATCTCCGAGACCGGGCGGTCGCCCAGGGCGACGTGCTCACGCAGCCAGGACAGCGGCAGCCGCACGGCTCAGACCTCCGTTCCGAACGGCAGCGTGAACCGCACGTCCCCCTCGATCATGTCCCGCATGTCCTCGGCGTCGTGCCGGGCCATGAGGGTGCGCTCGATCCCCATCCCGAACGCGAAGCCGCTGTAGCGCTCCGGGTCGACCCCGCAGGCGGTCAGCACCCGCGGGTTGACCATGCCGCAGCCGCCCCACTCGACCCAGCCCTCGGACTTGCAGGTCCGGCAGGGCCGCGACGGGTCGCCCACCGACGCCCCGCGGCAGACCCAGCACTGCAGGTCGAACTCGGCCGACGGCTCGGTGAACGGGAAGAAGTGCGGCCGGAACCGGGTGCCGAGACCGGGGCCGAACATCTGCGCGGCGAAGTGGTCCAGCGTCCCGCGCAGGTGCGCCATCGTGATGCCCTCGGCCACGGCCAGCCCCTCGACCTGGTGGAAGACGGGGCTGTGGGTCGCGTCCAGCTCGTCGGTCCGGTACGTCTTGCCCGGCACCACGACGTACAGCGGCGGGGTGCGCTCCAGCAGCACCCGGGCCTGCACCGGCGAGGTGTGGGTGCGCAGCAGCAGCCCCGGGTCGCCGTCGACGTAGAAGGTGTCCATCGCGGCCCGGGCGGGGTGGTCCTTGCCGAAGTTGAGCGCGTCGAAGTTGAACCACTCCGACTCGACCTCCGGCCCCTCCGCGACCTCGTAGCCCATCGCCACGAACACGTCCGCGATCCGCTCGGACAGGCTGGTGATCGGGTGCCGCGCGCCGCGGGGGCGGCGGTCCCAGGGCAGCGTGACGTCGACGGTCTCCTCCGCCAGGACGCGCGCGTCGCGCTCCTCGGTCAGCCGGAGCAGCCGGGCGTCGTACGCGGCCTGGGCGGCGCCGAGGGCCTCGTTGAGCCGCCGGCCGGCCGGGCCCTTCTCCGGTCCGGGCAGCGCGCCGATGCCGCGCCGGGCCAGCCGCAGCGGCGAGCGGTCGCCGAGGTGGACCGGCTTGACCTTGGACAGCGCGTCCAGGTCGCCGGCCTCGGCAAAGGCCTTCTCCGCCTGCCGTACGGCGGAATCGAGGACCTCGGCCGCCAGCCCGGCGGCAGGATTCACTTCGGACACCCCAGAAGTGTATTGAGGGACCTGCGCTAGGGCCGAGCGGGTTGTTCTTCGTACGGCGGGTGCCCGGCCGGCAGCCGGACCCGGAACCGGGCGCCGCCGCCCGGCGCCGCGTCCACCTCGATGTCACCGTGGTGCGCCTCGACGATGCCCTTGACGATGAACAGGCCCAGCCCGGTGCCGCCGGCCTGCCCGGCCCGCCAGAACCGGGAGAAGATCCGCGACCGGACCGCCTCGTCGATGCCGCCGCCCTCGTCGGCGACGGTCAGCCCGACGCCGGGCTCGCCGGCCGCGGTCTTGGCCGGCACGACCTCGATGCTGACGGTGCCGGCGCCGTGCCGGATCCCGTTCTCGACCAGGTTCGCGACGACCTGGGTGACCCGGTCCGGGTCGAGCCAGGTCTCGGGCAGGTCCGCGGCCGCCAGCACCAGGAACCGGTCCGGCGGGTCGCCCGCGGCCACCCGGCCGGAGAGCACCTTGCGCACGATCTGCGGGACGGCGACCACCTGCGGGCGCAGCGTCAGCCGGCCGGCGTCGATCCGGGACGCGTCCAGCAGGTCCGACAGCAGCCGGGTGACCCGATCGGCGTCCGCGTTGACCGCGGTCAGCATGGTCTTCTTCTGGGTGTCGGTCAGCCGGTCCCAGCGGGTCAGCAGGGTCGAGGTGAAGCCCTTGACCGTGGTCAGCGGCGAGCGGATCTCGTGCGCGACGGTGGAGACGAGGTCGGAGCGGTCCCGGTCGGCGCGGCGGCGGGCCGAGGTGTCCCGGAACGCGACCACCAGCCGGACCACGGGACCGCCCGGGGTCTCCCGCACGTACCGGGAGGTGACCAGCAGCTCGCGGTCGGTGCCGCGCAGCTCCAGCAGCCGCTCGGGATGCCCGGAGCGGATGTTCAGCCCGCGGTAGGGCGCGACGCAGCCCCACCAGTCGGCGCCGGCGGAGTCGACCAGCGGGAGGACCTCCCGGTAGTCGCGGCCCGCCGGGTCGCCGGACGGGCGCAGCACTCGACGGGCGGTGCGGTTGAGCGCGGTGACCGTCCCGTCCGGGCCTGCGACCAGCACGCCGTCGGGCAGGTCGTCGTACGCGTCCAGCAGGGCTTCCCCCCTTCGGCCCTTGTGGATCTAGGGAATGGTACGCATCCCTGATCCGCCGCCGGGAACCCGCTGGGCCCGCGCGGAGGCGAACAGACACACGGCTGCGGCGGCGGCCAGGTTCAGGCTCTCGGCCCGGGGCGAGATCGGGATCCGGACCCGGGCGTCGGCGCGGGCGCCGAGCGCGGCCGGCAGCCCCCAGGCCTCGTTGCCGAACAGCCAGGCCGTCGGGCCGGCGAGCTCGGGCAGGTCGTCCAGGTCCCGCTCCCCCGCGCCGTCGGCGGCCAGCACGGTCAGGCCCGCGGCCCGGGCGGCGGCCAGCGTCCGGTCCAGGTCCGCGCCGCGGACGACCGGCAGGTGGAACAGCGACCCGGCGCTGGCCCGCACGGTCTTGCCGTTGTACGCATCGACGCTGTCGCCGGCCAGCACGACCGCGTCGGCCCCGGCGGCGTCGGCGCTGCGCAGGACGGTGCCGGCGTTGCCGGGGTCGCGGATGTCGGCCAGCAGCACGACCAGCCTCGGCGTGCCGGCGAGTGCGGCGTCCGGCGGTACGTCCAGGACCGGGCAGAGCGCGACGATCCCTTGCGGGCTGCTGGTCTCCGAGAGCGCGGCGGCGGCGCGGTCGGTGACCGCGGAGATCTCGACGCCGCGGGTCCGGGCCGTGTCGAGCAGCTCGGGGTGCCGGGCCGCGGCGGCGGCGGTGACGAACAGCTCGCGCGGCCGGTCCGGGTGGGCCAGGGCCTCCCGGACCGCCTGCGGTCCCTCGGCCAGGAACAGCCCGGCCGCGTCCCGCCCCGCGCGGCGCGTCAGCTTCCGCGCCGCCACGACCCGCGGCGTCCGCTCCGTGAACTCCGTCATCCGGGGCGCCCGCCGGCGAGGTCCACCCGGCCGTCCCGCCAGGCGCCCCGGCCGGGAACGCCGGCGCGCGGGCCCGGGGCGGGGAACACCGCCCGGGGTCCGGGAACGGCGACGCCGCGCCGGCCCGGGAGGGGCGGCGCGGCGTCGGGAGCCGGGTTCACGCTCAGGCGGCGGACTCGCCCGCCGGCAGCGCGGCCTGCGCGGTCCGGACGAGCGTGGTGAACGCGGCCGGGTCCGTCACGGCCAGGTCGGCCAGGACCTTGCGGTCGACCTCCACGCCGGCGGCCTTGAGCCCCTGCACGAACCGGTTGTACGTCATCCCGTTCGCGCGGGCGGCCGCGTTGATCCGGGTGATCCACAGCTGGCGGAAGTCACCCTTGCGCGCCCGCCGGTCGCGGAACGCGTAGTTGCCGGAGTGGAGCAGCTGCTCCTTCGCCTTGCGGTACAGCCGGGAGCGCTGGCCGCGGTAGCCGCTGGCGGCCTCCAGCGTCGTCCGGCGCTTCTTCTGGGCGTTGACCGCCCGCTTCACGCGTGCCACTGGTAGTCCTCGTCGTCAGGCGCCGCGCCGGGGTCCGGGGCGGCGGTGTTGGTCAGGGCGGTCAGCGACCGAGCAGCCGGCGTACGCGCTTGACGTCCGCCGGCGCGATGTCGGTCGTGCCGGCCAGCCGCCGGGTGCGGGTGCTCGACTTGTGCTCGAGCTGGTGACGGCGGTTGGTGCTCTGGCGCCGCAGCTTGCCGCTGCCGGTCACCCGGACACGCTTGGCAGTGCCGCTGTGCGTCTTGTTCTTCGGCATGGTGAAACGTTCTCCTCGCAAGGACGCGCGAGCGCGTCAGGTGTCGGCTGACCGGGTGGGTCAGCCGGCGGTCTCAGGCTGGGGTGCTGCCGCCGCCTCGGCCGGGACCTCGGACGACGAGTCGGCCGACGGCTCGCGGGAAGCGCGGACGATCTTCGCGTTCTTGTGCGGGGCCACGACCATCACCATGTTGCGGCCGTCCTGCTTCGGCGACGACTCCACGAAGCCCAGCTCCTGGATGTCGTCGGCCAGCCGCTGCAGCAGCCGGAAGCCGAGCTCCGGCCGGGACTGCTCGCGTCCGCGGAACATGATGGTGACCTTGACCTTGTCGCCCTGACGCAAGAACCGCTCGACGTGACCCTTCTTGGTCGCGTAGTCGTGCGGGTCGATCTTCGGCCGGAGCTTCATCTCCTTGATGACGGTGAGGGCCTGGTTGCGCCGGGCCTCACGCGCCTTCTGTGCGCTCTCGTACTTGAACTTGCCGTAGTCCATGAGCTTGCAGACCGGCGGCCTGGCCATCGGAGCGACCTCGACCAGGTCGAGCTCGGACTCCTGCGCCAGTCGGAGCGCACCCTCGATGCGCACGATGCCGACCTGCTCGCCCTCAGGACCGACGAGCCGCACTTCGGGGACGCGGATCCGGTCGTTGATGCGGGGCTCAGTACTGATGGGGCCTCCTCGGTGAGCGGTCAGGGACGGCGCTCACGGGGGCACGATTCCGACCGGTCGGGAGGCGCGCCGGCTAAGGCGACGCCTCCACCACCGTGGCGGGTGATCACCTCGGTGGGACCGGACCCGACTACCTTGCGGCAATTCGGGTGGGAGCGTGCGCTCCGCTTGCACACCCCAGCACAGGGCAGGGGCTGGTCGTCCCTTTCAGGTTACCCCATGTGAACGCTCGTTGCCGCCCCGGCCTTCCCCGGCCGCGTGCCGGGCCTGCAGATCGCGCAGCCCGCGGACGGCGGCGACGGACCGCGGCCCGTCCGAGGCCTGGACGGCGAGCACCGCCAGCCGGTCGTCGTCGGCCAGCTCCAGCATCGCCCAGGGCGAGCCGTCCGGGAAGGAGACCATCCGGACCACCTCCCAGGGCACGTCCTTGGTGCTCAGGATGTTGCGGACGTGCAGGCCGGACAGGTCGGCGACCACGGTCGGCCGGGCGATGAGCAGCACGCCGGCGGCCAGCAGCAGGCCGAGCACGACCATCGCGGCCTGGTCGCCCGGGCCGAACACGACGCCCTCGCTGCTGGTGTGCCCGAGCAGCGCGGCGATCAGGCTGAACAGCACGACCACCACGATCGCGATGCCGACCGCGACCCGGCGCAGCCGGACCGGCCGGGCGGTGACGACGTCGGACCGGGTGGTCGCCTGCGGGGACTCGCTCACGCCGTCCATCTTCGCCCCGCCCGGCCACGAGGGCGATGCCGGGTCAGTCGACGTGCAGTCCGGACTCCATGCCGAAGACGACGAGCTGGGCCCGGTCCCGGGCGCCCAGCTTCAGCATCGCCCGGCTCACGTGGGTCCGTACGGTCGCGGGGCTGATCACCAGCGCCTCCGCGATCTCCTCGTTGGACCGCCCGGTCGTCACCCAGGCGACCATCTCCCGCTCCCGGTCAGTCAGCTCGCCGAGCTTCGGGTGCGGCGCGACCCGGCGCCCGGCCGCGAACTCCGAGATCACCCGGCGGGTCACGCTCGGCGACAGCAGCGAGCCGCCATCGGCCACGATCCGGACCGCGCGCAGCAGCTCGACCGGGTCGGCGTCCTTGAGCACGAAACCGCTGGCGCCGCCGGCCAGCGCCTCGAAGACGTACTCGTCGAGCTCGAAGGTGGTGAGCACGACGACCCTGACCGCCGCCAGCCGCGGGTCCGCGGTGATCTCGCGCAGCGCCGCCAGCCCGTCCAGGACCGGCATCCGGACGTCCATCAGCACGACGTCGGGGACGGTACGGCGGATCGCGGCCAGCCCGGCCCGCCCGTCCTCGGCCTCGGCCACCAGCTCGGTGTCGTCCTCGGTCTCGAACAGCGCCCGCAGCCCCATCCGGACCAGGGCCTGGTCGTCGACGACGACGACCCGGATCATGCCGGCCACCCTGCGCGGAACACGGCGCCCATCATGCCGGCAGCTCCGCGCGGACCAGGAAGCCGCCGCCGTCGCGGGGCCCGGCGTCGAGCCGGCCGCCGACCGACTCGGCCCGCCGCCGCATCCCGGCGATGCCGCTGCCGCCCTCGCCGCCACCCGGACCGGTCCCCCGGTCGGCCAC is from Mycobacteriales bacterium and encodes:
- a CDS encoding RNA methyltransferase produces the protein MTEFTERTPRVVAARKLTRRAGRDAAGLFLAEGPQAVREALAHPDRPRELFVTAAAAARHPELLDTARTRGVEISAVTDRAAAALSETSSPQGIVALCPVLDVPPDAALAGTPRLVVLLADIRDPGNAGTVLRSADAAGADAVVLAGDSVDAYNGKTVRASAGSLFHLPVVRGADLDRTLAAARAAGLTVLAADGAGERDLDDLPELAGPTAWLFGNEAWGLPAALGARADARVRIPISPRAESLNLAAAAAVCLFASARAQRVPGGGSGMRTIP
- a CDS encoding PH domain-containing protein; the protein is MSESPQATTRSDVVTARPVRLRRVAVGIAIVVVVLFSLIAALLGHTSSEGVVFGPGDQAAMVVLGLLLAAGVLLIARPTVVADLSGLHVRNILSTKDVPWEVVRMVSFPDGSPWAMLELADDDRLAVLAVQASDGPRSVAAVRGLRDLQARHAAGEGRGGNERSHGVT
- the infC gene encoding translation initiation factor IF-3, whose amino-acid sequence is MTAHRGGPISTEPRINDRIRVPEVRLVGPEGEQVGIVRIEGALRLAQESELDLVEVAPMARPPVCKLMDYGKFKYESAQKAREARRNQALTVIKEMKLRPKIDPHDYATKKGHVERFLRQGDKVKVTIMFRGREQSRPELGFRLLQRLADDIQELGFVESSPKQDGRNMVMVVAPHKNAKIVRASREPSADSSSEVPAEAAAAPQPETAG
- a CDS encoding HAMP domain-containing sensor histidine kinase, translated to MHKGRRGEALLDAYDDLPDGVLVAGPDGTVTALNRTARRVLRPSGDPAGRDYREVLPLVDSAGADWWGCVAPYRGLNIRSGHPERLLELRGTDRELLVTSRYVRETPGGPVVRLVVAFRDTSARRRADRDRSDLVSTVAHEIRSPLTTVKGFTSTLLTRWDRLTDTQKKTMLTAVNADADRVTRLLSDLLDASRIDAGRLTLRPQVVAVPQIVRKVLSGRVAAGDPPDRFLVLAAADLPETWLDPDRVTQVVANLVENGIRHGAGTVSIEVVPAKTAAGEPGVGLTVADEGGGIDEAVRSRIFSRFWRAGQAGGTGLGLFIVKGIVEAHHGDIEVDAAPGGGARFRVRLPAGHPPYEEQPARP
- the rplT gene encoding 50S ribosomal protein L20, whose translation is MARVKRAVNAQKKRRTTLEAASGYRGQRSRLYRKAKEQLLHSGNYAFRDRRARKGDFRQLWITRINAAARANGMTYNRFVQGLKAAGVEVDRKVLADLAVTDPAAFTTLVRTAQAALPAGESAA
- the rpmI gene encoding 50S ribosomal protein L35, with the protein product MPKNKTHSGTAKRVRVTGSGKLRRQSTNRRHQLEHKSSTRTRRLAGTTDIAPADVKRVRRLLGR
- the pheT gene encoding phenylalanine--tRNA ligase subunit beta; translated protein: MRLPLSWLREHVALGDRPVSEITAGLVRLGIEVNAVDFVGSDLSGPVVVGRVLEFEEFVAGNGKTIRWCQVDVGSGPRGIVCGARNFAPSDLVVVALPGAVLPGGFAISARKTYGHVSDGMICSARELGLGDDHAGILVLPPPAAPLGTDAIELLELRDVVLDLETTPDRGYQMSVRGIARDLSLAFEVGFSDPAAVEIAPASGGGWPVVIEDPAGCDLFTARTVTGLDPAAPSPLEITRRLALAGIRSISLAVDVTNYVMLETGQPMHAFDRSRLTGAITVRRARAGEMLETLDGTRRTLDPDDLLVTDGSGPIALAGIMGGAATEIGPATTDVVLEAAHWQPATISRGIRRHKLPSEASKRFERGVDPAVAGAALARAGTLLATYGGATAAGGVTVSGPGPAPVTVTMAADLPERTAGVPIPAATVVRRLSQIGCTVEASPGGLLTVDPPSWRDDLLDPADLVEDVVRLEGYDTIPSTLPTPPPGTGLTERQRSRRSIGRALAAAGLVEVLTYPFVAPSAWDELGLADDDPRRQALRLVNPLSEAEPELRTTLLPGLLSTLRRNIGRGLRDVALYETGLVFLPGGALPPLPQVGVSRRPTAAELAELAAGIPDQPTHVGVALAGELDRPGWWGPGRPAGWPDAIESARVVARAARVPLTVRAARQAPWHPGRCAALLRDGTVVGYAGELHPRVVAALELPERTCAMELDLDALGTGGIVRAPALSSYPPALLDVALVVPASVPAASVAAALTDGAGSLLESLRLFDVYADLERLGPDVRSLAYALRLRAPDRTLTAEEAGAARDAAVAEATRRTGAVLRT
- a CDS encoding response regulator transcription factor translates to MIRVVVVDDQALVRMGLRALFETEDDTELVAEAEDGRAGLAAIRRTVPDVVLMDVRMPVLDGLAALREITADPRLAAVRVVVLTTFELDEYVFEALAGGASGFVLKDADPVELLRAVRIVADGGSLLSPSVTRRVISEFAAGRRVAPHPKLGELTDREREMVAWVTTGRSNEEIAEALVISPATVRTHVSRAMLKLGARDRAQLVVFGMESGLHVD
- a CDS encoding phenylalanine--tRNA ligase subunit alpha; translation: MAAEVLDSAVRQAEKAFAEAGDLDALSKVKPVHLGDRSPLRLARRGIGALPGPEKGPAGRRLNEALGAAQAAYDARLLRLTEERDARVLAEETVDVTLPWDRRPRGARHPITSLSERIADVFVAMGYEVAEGPEVESEWFNFDALNFGKDHPARAAMDTFYVDGDPGLLLRTHTSPVQARVLLERTPPLYVVVPGKTYRTDELDATHSPVFHQVEGLAVAEGITMAHLRGTLDHFAAQMFGPGLGTRFRPHFFPFTEPSAEFDLQCWVCRGASVGDPSRPCRTCKSEGWVEWGGCGMVNPRVLTACGVDPERYSGFAFGMGIERTLMARHDAEDMRDMIEGDVRFTLPFGTEV